A window of the Brassica oleracea var. oleracea cultivar TO1000 chromosome C1, BOL, whole genome shotgun sequence genome harbors these coding sequences:
- the LOC106297447 gene encoding probable pectate lyase 16 → MTPFFILCLSVTLFLCQSLVGAINNGYYGYNPVASYLPEKPQNIMNPVDSCWRLKSDWTANRKDLADCAVGFGSSALGGKKGSIYVVTNPNDNAANPQPGSLRYGVIQDKPLWITFAKDMVLTLENELMVNSYKTIDGRGAKVEIAYGPCITIQEVTNVIVHGIRIHDCKPGKYGMVRSSTTHVGHRKGSDGDAIAISGSSNIWIDHCYLASCTDGLIDVIHASTGITISNNYFTQHDKVMLLGHNDDFVQDVKMKVTVAFNHFGPGLVERMPRVRRGYAHVANNRYDKWIMYAIGGSADPTIFSEGNYFIASDNSNSKEVTKREVKGGWNNWRWRTSKDVFKNGAYFVPSGYGSVALPYSSAQRFPVAPGNLVPSLTADAGPLNCYRNRPCY, encoded by the exons ATGACTCCTTTCTTCATTTTGTGTCTCTCCGTGACACTATTCTTATGTCAGTCCTTGGTTGGAGCCATTAACAACGGCTATTACGGGTATAACCCGGTGGCCAGCTACCTACCCGAGAAACCTCAGAACATCATGAATCCGGTGGACTCGTGTTGGCGGCTCAAGTCTGACTGGACGGCCAATCGCAAAGATTTAGCCGATTGTGCCGTTGGATTTGGTTCATCAGCCTTGGGCGGCAAGAAAGGTAGTATATATGTTGTCACCAACCCTAATGATAATGCAGCGAACCCTCAACCCGGTTCTCTGCGATACGGTGTGATCCAAGACAAGCCGCTGTGGATCACTTTCGCTAAGGATATGGTCTTAACCTTAGAGAACGAGCTCATGGTCAATAGCTACAAGACCATCGATGGGAGAGGGGCAAAAGTGGAAATTGCGTACGGACCTTGTATTACGATACAAGAAGTGACGAACGTAATTGTGCACGGTATCAGGATCCACGACTGCAAACCGGGCAAGTACGGAATGGTGAGGAGTAGCACAACGCACGTAGGTCACCGGAAAGGATCGGACGGTGATGCGATCGCGATTTCCGGTTCGTCTAATATTTGGATCGACCATTGTTACCTAGCGAGCTGTACTGACGGTCTCATCGATGTGATCCATGCTTCCACGGGAATCACCATTTCCAACAACTATTTTACTCAGCATGATAAA GTGATGTTGCTTGGACACAACGATGATTTCGTGCAAGATGTGAAAATGAAAGTGACCGTTGCATTCAATCATTTTGGACCAGGACTTGTGGAGAGAATGCCAAG GGTACGACGAGGGTACGCTCACGTGGCAAACAATAGATACGATAAATGGATAATGTATGCAATTGGTGGTAGCGCCGATCCAACCATTTTCAGTGAAGGCAACTATTTCATTGCTTCTGATAATTCTAACAGCAAAGAG GTGACAAAGAGAGAAGTTAAAGGAGGGTGGAACAATTGGAGATGGAGAACTTCAAAAGACGTTTTCAAGAACGGCGCTTACTTCGTTCCTTCTGGTTACGGCAGCGTTGCGCTTCCATATAGTTCTGCTCAGCGATTCCCAGTCGCTCCAGGGAACTTGGTTCCTTCTCTAACCGCAGACGCTGGCCCTCTTAACTGCTACCGCAACCGCCCATGTTATTAG